AATTCAATATTTCAAGACTATTAACGGAATGGCTCAACAACGATCAATTATTGTTTGATAATCTTCTCCACTCCTACCTCATCACCCATCATCACGCGGATCAGGTAAATGCCGGGCTGGTGTTCGGAAATATCGAAATGGTATTGCTCCATTGCCGGCAATTCCTGTTTCAGGATTCTTTCACCAAGAAGATTGTAAATTTCAGCTACAATTTTTGTTGGCTCATCAATATCTTTGACTTCCAGAGTGAAGAGGCCTGGAGTAGGATTGGGGAAGACATTAAAGAAAAGATCGTTAGCCAAGTCGTCTAACATAAATTCCCCGGCAAGTTCGTTTTCTTCTCTGATTAAACTATTCTCCAGCTCAAGCAAACAAGCTTCATCAGCAATAAACAAATGCGCATACGAACCTTGTTTGAAATGTGTATAATCAGTGACTTCAACCCGTTTTTTAGCGGCTAGCGTGACTGAGCCTCCATCTTCAACCACATAGGGGGTATCTCCTCCTGTTGTGATTATATCAGTGCCATCATGGCAATCTTCCTGCCCGGCAGGTACAGTTCCTGCAATCTGTTGTTGAGTGAACACGCGATCAACGATGATGTCCTTCCTGGATTTGTTGCCGTCTGTATCGAGAATTTCAATTCTGAGCCAATGTAAACCTTGGTTCGGGAAATTCAACTGAATCGATGGGGGGTTTGGACCAGCTTTTTTCTGACCGCCGTCAGGCAGGCGCTTGGTTTCTTTAGGGCAAACTATGATCGTCCAATCCAATCTACCTTCAGGCCCTGCTCCGGTAAAGTCAGTTACCTGTCCTGTAACCGTATCCAGTTCGCCATACTCTAGTTCACCGGTCCATGGGTCCATAAAGTCAATCTTCATCTTGCCGTTCTCAAGAGGTCTGTTCACTATTGAGTTGAAGGTCATCATGTGACCACCGCCATCGGGCCAGCGAATGCCTTGCAACACATCCTGCGAACGCTCAAGTTCATTCCGCATGGTTTTCCAGTCATAGCCCATTGGGCCCCGAACTGTATAATTGCCGCCTGTGTATGCAATCCAGGCGCGCAAGGCAGAGGCAATTTTGGAATAGTACGTTCCCCAGATTCCTACGTTTGTTCGTGCAAGAGCGGCCAACAGATCAACAAGTTGGTCGGGTGTGAGGCCATCCATAATAGAATCATCTCCGGCGCTGTCAGCAAAATATTTTAGGCAGGCTGCCGCAGCAGTGGGAACGCAATGATTATCGCCACCTTCCTTATATCCTGTGCGCCATGATCTGCGCTGACTTAAAGTGTCAATTCCTTTCTGAAATTCTTCTTGCTTTTTCTCAACGATTACCACAACCGAATCAATAACTGTTCCATTGGAATTGATCTGGAGTTCAAACTCATCTTCTTCAAGCACCTGGTGATCTTCAACATTCACGGACACGGCTGAAGGTGGATTAATATCAAGCATCACATCGAAAAATGAATCTACAAAAACCACTTCCCCATTGTCAAGCGTTACTTTAGCCCTGAACTCAGCCATTACACTGGAGGTAAGAACAGGCGCCACAAATTCACCACTCCAGCCATCAGCCATCTCATCGCAATCGAAATACGGAGAAGCTGTACATTCCTCACCATCATCATCTGAATCAAACATTACCCATCCGTCATTGTCAATGTTATGCTCAAATTCAACCAATTCAATCTGATCATCCGGATCATGCACATGAAGCTGGACGGGTGTCACCGAACCAAAACTTCCATCAATCCACTGGTGCCATGGTTCTGCTACCAGCCAGTCTCCTACCCTGAGTTCATAGTCTGAAGGTTGGGACGGAACAGGCGAGTTTTGTTTCTTGAAACAGCTATGCTGCAATGAGCCATTCAATATAAAATTAGCACCGCGTATATCTATTGATATCCATTCCGGATTATAGCCTTCAATAATAAAATCTTCGATCGCAAATGTCATATCATTTGAAATGGAACCTACAAAAATCGGGGCAGAGCGCACTATGTAAAGATCTTCGAGTGTGGGATCCGCTACATCACCAGGCAGTGGTGGTCTTTGTATTGCCGGCCAACCCTGCCATGCAGGCGTTGACCAGTTAAGTACTATTTCAGCGTAAGCTGGCAGGTTCATATCCCGTGTCTGAATGTTGATTGAACCATTAATTACCTTGTATCTTGTATCATCAACCGGATGATCAAAAAACCAAACATTCCACCAATCGGTATTCGGGTAATAGTACCATTCCCCGTTATTATAACCACTTCCTTCAGACTCAACAACTTCTCCCAACTCGTTCATTTCCATTACGAAATCATCATCCCGGGCAAGAAGGGAATTCAGGTAAAGGTTCGAACCTGCCAGAGTTTGCATAACATGAAAGCCTTCTGAAGAGGGATCAAATGTGCCTGGCATAGGTGAATGTGACCACGGATGAGGCGCTATTGAACTAAAGTCAAGCATTGGATATCCATGAAAGGCCGGATCAAAAACCACCACATGGTCCGGGTTTACTGTATTCACGAAAAGGATAAGTGGGTGAAGCGAAAACTCCATGGTATAAGAACCTCCATGCAGGTTTTCTTTCGTGATTTCAGCGGTTCCCGGAACCGGAGATGAAAGAGAATAGTATACATCAAAAAAGGAATCAACCGTCCAACTACCTCCATATGTAACCTGAATAGGTTGTGTGCTTACCAGTTGCAGTTCAACTATCTCTATGGGAATAGTTGCGGTAGATGGGTAAGGATAAGTAAATTCTACTTCTGAAAGTCTTTCGATCAGCACATCATGTGAGGGTTCTTGCAAGCCGTTTGAATTTGCACCTTTGAGCTTTATTTCCCCGATAAAAGGCTCAGATCCCGGATTGAAGAAGTCAGGAGGCAATTCCGGGTAATCGCCATCCACACCAAACTTCAAAATATCATATACAATAAAAGGCTCACTTCCCGGGTTAAAAAAATCAGTAGGTGAACCAACCTCAAATGTGGTTACAAAGACACTGCTATTCACTTGATAATCGTGAACCTGCAACATAAAAGTATGATTACCCGGAGGCAGATCAATGGCGAAATTACCTCGGGTCAGATAATGAGCTTCCCCATTTACAGTTAACATGGCTCTGAGTGGGTTAGGAAAGGGATAATCATGCAAACCTTGCCAATAAACATGCACCTTGCCATCAGGTGTCTGGAATATATTGCAGGGCGCATTGAAAGGCACCGGATCAGCCGGATTCTGGTGTACATAATGAAATCCGATAAATGATACCGGGGGCTGAGGAAAAGGCGGAAATATCTGAACATCAAGATAGTATTTCCCGGAACCATGCATAGGATGCAGGAAAACATCTACTACCAGCTGATCTCCATTAAGGAAAAAATTGTTAACTGTGAGTAGAGGATCTTCCAGAGACATCACATTTGCTTCAGTAGTTGGGGGATAAACTTCATCCAACTGAAAAACTATCAAACTATTTTGCCCTGGTAGTGAAGCCTTATTTGGGAAATTGGCCACCTTCTTCTTATCTGAAAGATCAGAAAGTGCTGTGATACTCGCCACAGCAGCCCTTAGTTCAGTGCTATCGTGCTGAGATAAGTTTCCATTTGTTCCGTTTGGCGGTCCTGAGCCTTTCATTACATCACCCGGATTGGCAGCCTGATCAACATCATCAAGTCCCAACGCATGTCCAAGCTCATGGGTCGCTGTTTCCACAAGACCCGGATTCGGGTTGTTGCGAATAGTGATTGTGCCACCGGTTACTTTACCGTCGGCATCGGTTTCCCATGCATATACTCCGGCATTCCCATCGCCAGGATTACCTTCAGTTACAGTAACATTAGCCGGCGGAGAGCTAACTTCTTTTAACGCAGGCACACAGCCGGCAGCATTCCATCTTTGAATCCCTACCCTCACAGAATCTTTTTCTGCTTCTGTGAAGGTACTATCAATATGAACAGTAAGTGTATCCGGATTGCCAGCCCAGCCAACAT
This portion of the Bacteroidales bacterium genome encodes:
- a CDS encoding T9SS type A sorting domain-containing protein, which translates into the protein MKNQIYYWVLPTSFIVILLLMISVNSAIVAQQSMQPRDVIPGYVGWAGNPDTLTVHIDSTFTEAEKDSVRVGIQRWNAAGCVPALKEVSSPPANVTVTEGNPGDGNAGVYAWETDADGKVTGGTITIRNNPNPGLVETATHELGHALGLDDVDQAANPGDVMKGSGPPNGTNGNLSQHDSTELRAAVASITALSDLSDKKKVANFPNKASLPGQNSLIVFQLDEVYPPTTEANVMSLEDPLLTVNNFFLNGDQLVVDVFLHPMHGSGKYYLDVQIFPPFPQPPVSFIGFHYVHQNPADPVPFNAPCNIFQTPDGKVHVYWQGLHDYPFPNPLRAMLTVNGEAHYLTRGNFAIDLPPGNHTFMLQVHDYQVNSSVFVTTFEVGSPTDFFNPGSEPFIVYDILKFGVDGDYPELPPDFFNPGSEPFIGEIKLKGANSNGLQEPSHDVLIERLSEVEFTYPYPSTATIPIEIVELQLVSTQPIQVTYGGSWTVDSFFDVYYSLSSPVPGTAEITKENLHGGSYTMEFSLHPLILFVNTVNPDHVVVFDPAFHGYPMLDFSSIAPHPWSHSPMPGTFDPSSEGFHVMQTLAGSNLYLNSLLARDDDFVMEMNELGEVVESEGSGYNNGEWYYYPNTDWWNVWFFDHPVDDTRYKVINGSINIQTRDMNLPAYAEIVLNWSTPAWQGWPAIQRPPLPGDVADPTLEDLYIVRSAPIFVGSISNDMTFAIEDFIIEGYNPEWISIDIRGANFILNGSLQHSCFKKQNSPVPSQPSDYELRVGDWLVAEPWHQWIDGSFGSVTPVQLHVHDPDDQIELVEFEHNIDNDGWVMFDSDDDGEECTASPYFDCDEMADGWSGEFVAPVLTSSVMAEFRAKVTLDNGEVVFVDSFFDVMLDINPPSAVSVNVEDHQVLEEDEFELQINSNGTVIDSVVVIVEKKQEEFQKGIDTLSQRRSWRTGYKEGGDNHCVPTAAAACLKYFADSAGDDSIMDGLTPDQLVDLLAALARTNVGIWGTYYSKIASALRAWIAYTGGNYTVRGPMGYDWKTMRNELERSQDVLQGIRWPDGGGHMMTFNSIVNRPLENGKMKIDFMDPWTGELEYGELDTVTGQVTDFTGAGPEGRLDWTIIVCPKETKRLPDGGQKKAGPNPPSIQLNFPNQGLHWLRIEILDTDGNKSRKDIIVDRVFTQQQIAGTVPAGQEDCHDGTDIITTGGDTPYVVEDGGSVTLAAKKRVEVTDYTHFKQGSYAHLFIADEACLLELENSLIREENELAGEFMLDDLANDLFFNVFPNPTPGLFTLEVKDIDEPTKIVAEIYNLLGERILKQELPAMEQYHFDISEHQPGIYLIRVMMGDEVGVEKIIKQ